Within the Bacteroidales bacterium genome, the region GTGGATAAAAGTGTTTGTATGATCATAATTCCGAACTCCGAAGCAATGAACCGGCTCAGAAACGGCTGCAGTGAACGCGACATGAAAATACTGTATATAACAATGGCTATGTTATTACCCAGCTGGATGGTGGCGATATACTGTCCTGAACGTTCCTGGAAAATGTGAATGATCTTTGATGATATGAGTCCCTGTTTCCTGTCGAGTTCAAGCCGTAGCTTATTCGATGCCAGGAAGGCAATTTCCATTCCTGCAAAAAAGGCGGCAAGAACAAGCGTAAGTAAGATGGTAAAAAATGGATTCATATGATGAGTTACATTCCTGTATCGTTTTCTGCTGGAGTGTCATTAACCAGGACCTCTCCCTGGTAACCATTCATTCTGAAGTGGGTAAGATTTTCTTTAGCTTCAAACCCGTTTTCACCGGTAAAAACACCATCAGGATTTGTTATTTTCGAGAATTTATCGGAGTAGATTCGTTCTTCTTTGTGATTCCAGAATAGTTGTTCGGTTTCGATCTTTTGCCCGGTCACCTGGTTTTCGCCATAAACATGATTTCTGCCTTCCCAAAGGTCCTTTTTTGAATAGTATATGGCAAACCTGGCCTGGATGAAAGAAGTCTGCCTGCCGAGGGAATCATAAAATACCGCTTTCATGCCTTTCGGAAACTCATAATAGGGTTCTTCCTTATTATTGTATTGTAAAACCTCGGGAGCCAGGACTTTCCCCTTCAGCAAACCAGAATCGGTGTAGGACATCTGGATGTCGTACCCTGTAACATCAGGAAGGTTGGATTCACTTGTAAGGGCTTTGATGGTTTCAATGTCATTCTTACAGGAAGAGGCTATGATAAGAAAAACCCAGATCGCTATCAGTCCGGATATCTTTATGTTTTTCTGAATTGTCATGGTTGTTGCCCTGAAATATTATACTCAAGGATATAGTTCAATCCCTTCAGCACAAGATCAGGTATCGCAAATATCGATCTTTTAAGTTTAGAAACAAAAAAAGCAGAATCTCCCCCTGTAAGGATAAATTCGCAGGCTGGATATGCCCTTGAAAATTCATCCATGTAGCTGTTGATTTCATGAATTATTCCCTGCTGAACCCCGGCAATAAGGGCTGTTCTTGTATCGTAGCC harbors:
- the lptC gene encoding LPS export ABC transporter periplasmic protein LptC; the encoded protein is MTIQKNIKISGLIAIWVFLIIASSCKNDIETIKALTSESNLPDVTGYDIQMSYTDSGLLKGKVLAPEVLQYNNKEEPYYEFPKGMKAVFYDSLGRQTSFIQARFAIYYSKKDLWEGRNHVYGENQVTGQKIETEQLFWNHKEERIYSDKFSKITNPDGVFTGENGFEAKENLTHFRMNGYQGEVLVNDTPAENDTGM